ACGTACTGCGGAGTGTCGAACGGCGAGTCGAGCACCAGGGCCGCGACTCTCTTCGGGAACATCGCGAGGTAGTTCTCCGCCAACGTCGATCCGCCGGCAGCCGTCACGATCCGCAGTTGACGCTCGCCCAGGGCGGCGCGAACACGGTCGAGGTCGCGAGCCGATGTCGTACTGCTCAGATGCGGGAGCAGGCGTCCGCTTTGCTCTTGGCACTTGGCAGCGAGATCGGTCGCCTCCTGGATGCGCTTTTCCCGATCGGCAGTGGTCTGCGCCGCCGAGAGCGGCGCCTCAATGCGTCGCTCTTCCTCGTACGTCACGCATGACACGAGGGGCGAGCTGTGACCAACGCCGCGGGTGTCGAGCCCGATGACGTCATGGAACCTGTTGATCTCGTCGAAAGCCTGCGGAAACTGCTGGACGAAGCCGGTGCCGCCGCCATTCTGCGTGCCTGCGTTGACGACGACCGAACCACGGTTGAATCCGCTCGTTGCGGGCTTGCGCGTAAGCGCGATCTGAATGGACCGACCGGACGGTTCGGAGTAGTCGATCGGCACCGCGAGCATCGCGCACTGGTACCCGTCATCTCCACAGGCTTGCCAGTCGATTCCCGCGGTCTCCTCGTTCGTGGCGCTCGAAGGACTGTGTACGCCCACCATGAAGAAGGACGCAACCAGACCGGCGGCGATCACTGCGATCGCGAGTCGTTTGCGCATGTGTACCGCAATCAATGTTCCTGCTCCTTGTCTTGGGCGTCGCCATTGGCCGTCGGCTCGACGGGTGGGGCGTTCGTGACCCCGAGTATGTCCTCGGGGTGGCATGGCATGAGAGGGAGAAACAGGTTTGGAACAGGTCCCCGTGTATTGCGTTCAAGGACACGGAGACTTGCTGACGACCGGATCGGATGTGTGCGGAGGTGTTGACGATCGCGACGATCGCTCGAACAGAGCCGGCTCCCAAACCGCCCCTCGTGGACGGATGGGATCACAGTGGCGTACCGGGTTTCGGTGCGCCGGTCATCGACATCGACTGGCTGTCAACGCTGTACGGCTGGCTCGACAACACCCTTTACGTCGCGCCGGACGGCACCCACATGGGCGACTATGAGTTGTCCTCCGGCACCAATCAGTTGACCCCGCCGCGCTTGTTCACCGACGCATTGCGTGCATTCGGACCCAGGCAGTACTGGGAGATGAACACCTACAGCGGCCCGCTCGGAGACGATCAGCTGCGTGACGCAGTCGCGACGTACGAGAACAGCGTGAACGGTTGGAGTATCGGGCGCGACAATGTCGTCGTCACCTACGGAGCACACGAGGGTGTGCAAATCGCATTGCGTTCACTGCCGTCGTCGGGAAGACGCGCTCTCGTACTCGGACCTCAAGTGCCGCTGATCTTCCAAGCACTGCTGCAACAGGGCTACACCTTTCGCGAGCTTTGGGGCGAGCAGCAACACGAGCTCGTACCGTCGGCCGACCGAGTACTGGACACGATCGCAGCGTGCCGTCCGGACGTCGTCGTCCTCACGTCGCCGAACAACCCCACCGGCGACACGTACACGCCGGACGAGCTCGATGCGATCGGGGCCGCGGTGATCGATCGCGGAGGGTATCTCGTCGTGGACAAGATCCTGTCCGACAGTTGTCTGCCCGGCAACTCGATGACCGGCGGAACCTCACGCCAGCTGGGGGAATGGATTATTACCGGCAGATGCCTGGTCGTCGACAGCTTGTCGAAGCGGCGCGCTATCAGCGGACTTCGGACGGGCTATCTGCTCGCAGCAGCGGAGCTGGTGGAGCGACATTCGGCGACCGAGATCGGCGGTTGCCCGCCGCTGCTGCTGGCCGCCGCTGCTGCCGATGACCTGGCGACCTCGGCACGCATCCACGTCAGCGCGAACAACAACGGTGCGAGTATCAGCGCGCACGATGTAGCACACGTCGATGACCTGCAGCGCATGCGCTCGACTGTCGAGCACAACTTCGAGTTCGCGCGTGACGCATTGGGTTCGTACTGGGCTTGGGATACGAAGCATGCGGGTTGTTTCAACTGCGTGGTGGGAATCCACGTCGACCCAGCCCTCGTCGACGACCGTGAACGCTGCGAGATGCTCTTCACCGAGTCGGTCTCGTGCTACCCGCTGAGTACGTTCGCCGTGGACCCGGCTCTCGTCGCCGGCAGAGCTTCGGGGTTGCTCGAGTTGCGGCTTACCTGTGCTGCGGAGTCGGTACGGTTCGCAGAGACCATCGCGCGAACCAAACGCGCGCTCGACGCAAGGGGCCACCGCTCATAGCGGACGTCGTCGCCGCACCGCTTCGAACTGCAAACCGAGCAGGAAGTCAGGCAGTTTCGGTGGCTAGGTGCGGGCACGCCGCGGCCGCCGCATTGGAGTCGGCCGGCTTGTCGTCGCTCTCGGTCGCTGCCGCGTTCTCGTGCATCGTCGAGACCGCACTCCAGAGCGGCGCGAACGGCATGCGCAGGCGTCGCGCGAGGTAGTCGGAGCCGGCAGAGCCGCCGGTGCCGTCGGCGTGCGCGCCGATCATTCGGTTCACGAGCTCGAGGTGCATCACCTTCCAACGCCACGCCTTGCGGGACAGGTCGAGCATGCCGAGCACGATCTTCGCGAGGTCGGGGTGCTCCGGGTCGCCCGGTCGTAGTAGCCCGGGCAGCCTGACCTGTTCCCGGTCGCACGCGGCGAGCAGCGACGCGAGCAACGCGGAGTGACCGCCGACGCCGAGGAGTCGGTCGAACTGGCGGAACTGTCGCGACTGCGCACCAGACGCGGTTCCGAGCTCAGTACGAAATGATGCGAAGCGGCCGGGCGGCATCGTCGCGAGCACATCGAGGTTCGAGGCCATCACATCGACGACAGTCGCGCACCGCTGTACGCATTCTTCTGCGTCGAGGTAGCGCATCTGTTCGATGGCTGCGGTCGCTTCGTCCATGTCGAGCAGAACCTGATTGAGCCACAGCTCACTGGTTTGGTGGGTGACGATGAAGAAGTGCTCGCACGTATGGGTCAGCGTCACCTCGTCTCGCGCGCGGGGATGCTGCAAATCAAGTAGCTCATCGACGTTGATGTAGCCGGCATAAGTGAGATCGTCGCTCACGTTGTCGCCTCGCTTCGTACGTCTCGGGTGTCGCCCCATTCGCGACACGCCTGGATGATCTCCCGGACACCATCGACGAGCTGGTCTCGGTCTCCGGCCATCGAGATGCGGATGAGGTCGCGCGCGACCGGATCGTCGTCGACGGCGAATGCCGCTGCCGGTGCAACGCCCACTCCACGTTCGTCGAGCAGTCGGTCCGCGAACTGCTGCGCGCCCAGTCCCGACTGCGCGATGTTGAGCAACGCGTACCAACCACCGGCCGGCGGGACGTCGATCAGTCCTTCGGCAATCAGATCCGGCATGACTGCGTCCCTGGACGCGCGCACGTATGCCACGTTGTCGCGTACCGCGTCATGCTCGTCCAGCGCAGCGAGAGCTCCTCGCTGAGCCGGCGTGGGCGGAGCGATGATCGTCGCTTCCTGAACTCTGCGTACCAGTGCTGCGAAGCGATCGTTCGGCGCTACCACGTATCCGACGCGGCATCCGGTCATGGCGTGGCTCTTGGAGAAGGTGAAGGCCGAGAACACCCGTCGCTCGGCCGGGTCGATGTCGGCTTCGAGCGTGGCGAGCGGTGTGTGCTTCCCGTCGTACACGAAGTCTTCGTACGCTTCGTCGCTGATCACGATCCAATCGCGCTCGGTCGCGAGCGTGAGCAGCTCGCGCCGGTCGCGGTCGTCCGCGACAGCACCGGTCGGATTGGCCGGGGAGTTGACGACGATCACCCGGGTCTGCGCCGTGGCGCTTTGTGCGATCCTGTCGACGTCCAGTCCGTAGTGCTTACCGAGCGGGTATGCGAGCGTCTCGTAGCCGTTCACCGCACCCTGCTGGCGGTAGATCGGCCAGTGCACCTGGGGAATCAGCCACGCCGAACCGGGGGTGTGTACCGCTTTGCCCACCGCCGAAAGACCCTGGCATGAGCCGGGTGCGACGAAAACGTAGTCGGGTGATACATCGAGGCCCTGTCGAATGAGCTTGGCAGTCAAGGCTTCCCGCAGCTCTGACGCACCCTCGGCACTCGTGTAGGCGGTGTCTCCGGAGGAGATCGCATCAGTCATCGCTGTCACCACCGACGGCGGCATGCCATAGGCCGGTTCGCCGACGTGGAGTGCGTTGACGTCTCGGCCGTGGGTCAGCATCCAACGGTGGGATGCTCGAAACACCTTGTGCAGAACGGACTCCGGTACGCCCTCCATCGGAAAGTATTCCGCGGAGGCTGCGTCGGGTACGCCGGCCGCCGGACGATCTGTCAACTCGGTCATGTGTTGTCCTCTCCTCGGATAGGGTTGTCACGCACTGCGGCCGCCGTCGACCGTCGCCAAGGCTCCGGTGACCCAGCCCGATACGGATGGGTCGAGCAGCATGCACACATAGCGGGCGACATCGTCCGGTTGGCCGAAACGCCCCATTGGCGTCGTGCGGAGTAGACCCTCGCGCAGCGTCGCCGTGTGCTGCTCATCGAGTCCGAGGTCGGCGTACATCGGGGTGTCGACAGCGCCCGGGACGACGGCGTTCACTCGCACGTCTGGGGCGAGTTCGTGTGCGAGCGAGCGCGTGAGACTGTTCGCGGCAGCCTTGCTTGCCCCGTACAGGGCACGATTTGGCATCGCGACGACACCGCCGATCGACGTCACGTTGACGACGCTCCCGCCGGCCGCACGTAACGCAGGGAGCAGCGCTTGCACGAGTGCGGCTGGTGCCCTGACGTTCACGGCGAGCATGCGATCCAGGTCTGCGAGATCTGCAGCGTCGATCGACGCGAAGCGAGCGAGCCCGGCGCAGTTGACCAGCCCGTCGAGTCGATCGGAGCGTTGGTCGACGATTTCGCGCAGGCGAGGCGGGGTATCGGGATCCGTCACATCGGCGACGACAGGCACCACGAGTCCATCACCACCACCGTCGGGGTAGGTGTCTGCGACGGCTGCAAGCTCGTCCCCGCGACGGGCGACTGCGAGGACGGTCGCACCCGCCGCGGCGAGGCGGCATGCAACGGCGCGGCCGATGCCGGAACTCGCTCCGGTGACTGCCACGGTGGCGCCGAGTGCCCAAGTGCCCATGTCGTACTGCGCCTTCCGGTCGGGTACCCAGTCACCATCGCGTCCTGCCCGAGGGGGCGCAGCCGATCTGTCGCGGATGTTCCATGGCCGCCGCCGGATCTGCCCGGAATCCTTCGGCCGTGTTGTCAGCCAGGTGCCTACTGGCTGACAGTTCGATGCGATGGCACACCGGAGAGCGAGGGAGGTCCAGGTGCGGGACGGTGATGTGGCGCACGACGTGATCCACTATCGCGTCGGATACTGGGTAGGACTGACCCCTGACAACCCGGCGATCGTAGATGGCGACACGGTGCTGACCTACGCCGAGTTGGATGCCCGTGCGGCGTCAGTGGCGGCTCGGCTCGCCGGCGACGGCGTCGGTATCGAGGACAGCGTTGCGGTCCAGATACCGCGTGGCCACCGCGCTGTGATCGCCTTCCTGGCGGTTCTCAAGGCCGGCGCCCGATATGTGCCGATCGACCCGTCCTATCCGGCGGATAGACAACGGTTCATGTGCGATGACTCCGACAGCGCTCGCACCGTCACCGAGGACTATGTGGACGCGGCGATTGCCGAACCGTCTACTGAGCCGCGGCGCGAGGTCGTGGGATCCAATGCTGCGTACGCCGTTTACACCTCGGGCTCCACCGGAGCTCCCAAGGGCGTGATCGTCGAACATCGCAACGTATGCGCATTTCTCGATGAACCGCGGCTCGCCGTCCAGTCCGGCGAGACGGTCGCACAGAACGTGTCGATCAGCTTCGATGTGGCGACCTTCGAGATCTGGGGCGCACTCTGTAACGGCGCCTGTCTGGTGATACTGGCCGGAGGGCGTTCGGTTGCCGAGTTGGCGGCCGACATCCGCCGGGTGCGTCCCGACTGGATGTTCTTGACCGCCGGAGTGTTCCACCTGATGGTCGAACATGACCTCGACGCGCTTGCTTCGGTAGGCACCTTGCAGGCCGGCGGTGACGTGCTCGCGCCATCGCGGTGGATGCGTGCAGCGGCAACGACGCGCCGCGGTCTGTTCAACGCGTACGGTCCGTCAGAAACGACGGTGTACTCCGCCTTGTACCGCGCCGAGCCGTACGAGCAGCTGGAGACATCGGTTCCTATCGGCGTTGCTCCCGTCGGTGAGCGCCTCGCCCTCGGCGAAGGCGGGGATCGGCATGGCACCGGAGAGATTCTCATCGGCGGCGTCGGGGTTTCGCGCGGGTACCATCGGCGTCCCCGGCTGACTGCGGAGCGGTTCGTTCCCGATCCTGATTCACCGCACGCCGGAGCTCGACGCTATCGGTCGGGTGACCTCGGCAGCGTTGACGGCAACGGCGTATACCGCATGCACGGGAGAATCGACCGGCAGGTGAAGGTGCGCGGCCATCGAATCGAGCTCGCCGAGATCGAGGCGGTGCTCTGCGCGCACCCGGAGGTGCGGCAGGCCGCAGCGGTGACCTTCGATGTCGGCGCCGAGAAGCGCCTCGGCGTGTTCGCCTCGCCGTCAGCGCCCGGCGCGGTCTCGTCGAACGATCTGCGCATCTGGATGCGGGAGGCCGTACCTGAGTACATGGTTCCGGCCAATGTTCAGGTCATCGATGAGATCCCGTTAGACGGCAACGGCAAAGTGCACCGTGCTGCATTGCCGTCGCCTTGGACCCGCCGCGCCGATCTGGCCGCGCTCGGACCACCCGCGCGCCCGAACTCCGCGCTCGAGCAACGGTTGTGCGAGCTGTGGGCCGACACGCTTCAGATCGATGAGGTCGGTATCGACGACAACTACTTCCTTCTCGGGGGCGACTCGCTGCGCAGCATCTCGCTCCTTGCGAACCTCAACGAATTGGGCTTCGAGGTGACGGCCGAGGAGTTCCTCGCCAACCAGAGCGTCGGCGAGCTCGCCGATCTACTCGAATCGAATGCGGGCAGGGAGACGGTGGCATCGTGACTCAGCTTTCCGGCCGGACCCCCGACGACGCGCTGCGCGTCTACGAGCTACCGCAGTTCGTACGGCTGCGGAGCGGGGTCGTGGCCGTCTGCTTTCCGCTGATGAAGCTGCTCGTCGCGCGGCACATCATCGACCACGCGCTCGCGAACGGCATGATCCGACCAGGGACGCGAGTGCTCGAGACAACGTCGGGCACGTTCGGACTAGGACTCGCGCAGGTGTGCGCAGTGCGCGGGTTGCCGCTGACCTTGGTGACTGATCCCGTCGTCGATGAGTCCTTTCGCAACAAACTCGAAGCGCTCGGCGCCGACATCGACATTGTCGAACATCCCGCCGCCGAAGGGGGATACCAGCGCTCGCGGCTCGACCGGCTCGAGCAGCTGCGCAGCAATGAACCCGACGCGTTCGTGCCCGAGCAGTACGCGAACCCGCAGAATCCGGCCGCGTACGGTTCGGTCGCCGACCTGATCACCGAGCACGTCGGACGCGTCGACCATCTCGTCGGCTGCGTTGGTTCCGGTGGCTCGATGTGCGGATTGTCCGCGGGGCTACGGCGCTCCCAGAGCACCCTCGACGTCGTGGGTGTCGACACCCACGGCAGTGTTCTGTTCGGTATGCAGGACCGGCCGCGGGTGTTGCGCGGTCTCGGCAACAGCCTGATCCCGCCGAACGTCGCCCACGAGGCGTTCACGTCCGTGCACTGGGTCAATGCCGCCGAGGCGACCACGGCGACCCGACGTCTCCTGCGCGAAGAGGCGTTGTTCCGCGGCCCGACCAGTGGAGCGTCGTACCTTGTCGCGCAATGGGTGAAGCAACGGAATCCCGATGACACCGTCGTCGCTGTCATGGCCGACGAGGGCGAGCGTTATCTGGACACGGTGTACAACCCCGGCTGGCGCCGCGAACACGACTGCGTGCTCAAGCAGCTCCCCACCGATCCGGTCGCCGTGACGAGTCCCGCTGAAGCGCAGGAACTCGGCACCTGGAGTCGGATGAAGTGGGTGAGCACAAAGGCAGAGGTGGCCGCGTGACAAACGTGCATGCGGAAGTGGCCGTGGACTTGGAAGCCGTCGATCTTGCGAACGATCGGCTCCAGAGGTGAGAGGTAGGCTGTATGACGCATCGCGTGGCGGTGTTCGTCGAGAGCAATACGACGGGCCATGGTGCGGAGCTGCTCCACGTTACGCGGAGACTGGGACTCGACCCAGTGCTGCTCGCGCGGAACCCCGCGCGTTATCCGTTCGCGGTCGACAGCGCCCGCGTTCTGACGGCTGACACTGCAGATCCGGACGCGGTGCTTGCCAGATTGCGTGACCTACCCGGCCGGATCGTACTCGTCACCTCAGCGTCTGATCGCTTCGTCGAGACGGCGGCACGGGTCGCGGCGGCGTTGCAACTGCGGGGACCGAACGCCGAAGCCGTCGCCAGCTGTAACGACAAGGCGCGCCAACGCGAAGTCCTGGCCGCGGCGGGCGTTGCCGTGCCGCAATGGATGGTTGCTGGGGACGCACAGTCGGCCGGCACTTGCGCTGAGCAGATCGACCGACCGTTCGTCGTGAAGCCGGTGACCGGCAGCGGTTCGGTGGGTGTGCGGTTGTGTACGACCCCGGCTGAGGTCGCAGCGCACGCGGGCGCGTTGCTCGCCGGGTCGGTCGACGAGCGCGGCGAGGCGCTGCCCGGGGCGGTTCTCGTCGAGCAGGCCGTACCCGGTCGTGAACTCTCGGTGGAGATCCTCGGTGGCGAGGTGGTCGGTGTCACTGAGACGCGCCTCGGTTCGCCGCCGCATTTCATCGAGGTCGGGCACGAGCATCCGGCACGCCTGACGACCGATGATGCGGAACGAGTCACTGGTCTTGCCCTTGCCGCGGTCCGTGCGCTTGGTCTCTCGGACCAGAACGCACACGTCGAGGTGCGCTTCAC
The sequence above is drawn from the Nocardioidaceae bacterium SCSIO 66511 genome and encodes:
- a CDS encoding pyridoxal phosphate-dependent aminotransferase codes for the protein MDGWDHSGVPGFGAPVIDIDWLSTLYGWLDNTLYVAPDGTHMGDYELSSGTNQLTPPRLFTDALRAFGPRQYWEMNTYSGPLGDDQLRDAVATYENSVNGWSIGRDNVVVTYGAHEGVQIALRSLPSSGRRALVLGPQVPLIFQALLQQGYTFRELWGEQQHELVPSADRVLDTIAACRPDVVVLTSPNNPTGDTYTPDELDAIGAAVIDRGGYLVVDKILSDSCLPGNSMTGGTSRQLGEWIITGRCLVVDSLSKRRAISGLRTGYLLAAAELVERHSATEIGGCPPLLLAAAAADDLATSARIHVSANNNGASISAHDVAHVDDLQRMRSTVEHNFEFARDALGSYWAWDTKHAGCFNCVVGIHVDPALVDDRERCEMLFTESVSCYPLSTFAVDPALVAGRASGLLELRLTCAAESVRFAETIARTKRALDARGHRS
- a CDS encoding tryptophan 2,3-dioxygenase family protein yields the protein MSDDLTYAGYINVDELLDLQHPRARDEVTLTHTCEHFFIVTHQTSELWLNQVLLDMDEATAAIEQMRYLDAEECVQRCATVVDVMASNLDVLATMPPGRFASFRTELGTASGAQSRQFRQFDRLLGVGGHSALLASLLAACDREQVRLPGLLRPGDPEHPDLAKIVLGMLDLSRKAWRWKVMHLELVNRMIGAHADGTGGSAGSDYLARRLRMPFAPLWSAVSTMHENAAATESDDKPADSNAAAAACPHLATETA
- a CDS encoding pyridoxal phosphate-dependent aminotransferase — translated: MTELTDRPAAGVPDAASAEYFPMEGVPESVLHKVFRASHRWMLTHGRDVNALHVGEPAYGMPPSVVTAMTDAISSGDTAYTSAEGASELREALTAKLIRQGLDVSPDYVFVAPGSCQGLSAVGKAVHTPGSAWLIPQVHWPIYRQQGAVNGYETLAYPLGKHYGLDVDRIAQSATAQTRVIVVNSPANPTGAVADDRDRRELLTLATERDWIVISDEAYEDFVYDGKHTPLATLEADIDPAERRVFSAFTFSKSHAMTGCRVGYVVAPNDRFAALVRRVQEATIIAPPTPAQRGALAALDEHDAVRDNVAYVRASRDAVMPDLIAEGLIDVPPAGGWYALLNIAQSGLGAQQFADRLLDERGVGVAPAAAFAVDDDPVARDLIRISMAGDRDQLVDGVREIIQACREWGDTRDVRSEATT
- a CDS encoding SDR family oxidoreductase is translated as MGTWALGATVAVTGASSGIGRAVACRLAAAGATVLAVARRGDELAAVADTYPDGGGDGLVVPVVADVTDPDTPPRLREIVDQRSDRLDGLVNCAGLARFASIDAADLADLDRMLAVNVRAPAALVQALLPALRAAGGSVVNVTSIGGVVAMPNRALYGASKAAANSLTRSLAHELAPDVRVNAVVPGAVDTPMYADLGLDEQHTATLREGLLRTTPMGRFGQPDDVARYVCMLLDPSVSGWVTGALATVDGGRSA
- a CDS encoding non-ribosomal peptide synthetase; translation: MRDGDVAHDVIHYRVGYWVGLTPDNPAIVDGDTVLTYAELDARAASVAARLAGDGVGIEDSVAVQIPRGHRAVIAFLAVLKAGARYVPIDPSYPADRQRFMCDDSDSARTVTEDYVDAAIAEPSTEPRREVVGSNAAYAVYTSGSTGAPKGVIVEHRNVCAFLDEPRLAVQSGETVAQNVSISFDVATFEIWGALCNGACLVILAGGRSVAELAADIRRVRPDWMFLTAGVFHLMVEHDLDALASVGTLQAGGDVLAPSRWMRAAATTRRGLFNAYGPSETTVYSALYRAEPYEQLETSVPIGVAPVGERLALGEGGDRHGTGEILIGGVGVSRGYHRRPRLTAERFVPDPDSPHAGARRYRSGDLGSVDGNGVYRMHGRIDRQVKVRGHRIELAEIEAVLCAHPEVRQAAAVTFDVGAEKRLGVFASPSAPGAVSSNDLRIWMREAVPEYMVPANVQVIDEIPLDGNGKVHRAALPSPWTRRADLAALGPPARPNSALEQRLCELWADTLQIDEVGIDDNYFLLGGDSLRSISLLANLNELGFEVTAEEFLANQSVGELADLLESNAGRETVAS
- a CDS encoding cysteine synthase family protein encodes the protein MTQLSGRTPDDALRVYELPQFVRLRSGVVAVCFPLMKLLVARHIIDHALANGMIRPGTRVLETTSGTFGLGLAQVCAVRGLPLTLVTDPVVDESFRNKLEALGADIDIVEHPAAEGGYQRSRLDRLEQLRSNEPDAFVPEQYANPQNPAAYGSVADLITEHVGRVDHLVGCVGSGGSMCGLSAGLRRSQSTLDVVGVDTHGSVLFGMQDRPRVLRGLGNSLIPPNVAHEAFTSVHWVNAAEATTATRRLLREEALFRGPTSGASYLVAQWVKQRNPDDTVVAVMADEGERYLDTVYNPGWRREHDCVLKQLPTDPVAVTSPAEAQELGTWSRMKWVSTKAEVAA
- a CDS encoding ATP-grasp domain-containing protein — its product is MTHRVAVFVESNTTGHGAELLHVTRRLGLDPVLLARNPARYPFAVDSARVLTADTADPDAVLARLRDLPGRIVLVTSASDRFVETAARVAAALQLRGPNAEAVASCNDKARQREVLAAAGVAVPQWMVAGDAQSAGTCAEQIDRPFVVKPVTGSGSVGVRLCTTPAEVAAHAGALLAGSVDERGEALPGAVLVEQAVPGRELSVEILGGEVVGVTETRLGSPPHFIEVGHEHPARLTTDDAERVTGLALAAVRALGLSDQNAHVEVRFTDDSEWIIEVNPRLPGGLITRLVRVATGVDMLAAHLQALLGEQPVSAPGRRRGAAIGFAINPPPGTRPDLGEVRSLPGVVEVAYDHSRVGSAGHGDFRDRVGWVLAEGADSEEAAERVESALELLIGTADRCPA